One part of the Georgfuchsia toluolica genome encodes these proteins:
- a CDS encoding competence/damage-inducible protein A, giving the protein MGFAAIIIGDEIIRGKRQDKHFAKTRELLSGRGLRLDVVTYVGDDPVRLTEVLRQSFGTNDVVFSFGGIGITPDDRTRRCAADAAGLPLEVHPAAEREIRAMSIERKREVTDEMLQFGAFPQGSRIIPNPVNRIPGFSLRDHHFVPGFPEMAWPMIEWVLDTYYRDLFHRKAEAEKSIIILGGNEGTLLPLMRRLEQDYAGLLVFSLPSFGDATTPSHVELGVRGDPAQVDSAFEDMCREVATLGFSYTVDKKNPSPKTGA; this is encoded by the coding sequence ATGGGATTCGCAGCGATCATCATCGGCGACGAAATCATTCGCGGCAAGCGCCAGGATAAACACTTCGCGAAAACCCGCGAGTTGCTGTCAGGGCGAGGATTGAGGCTCGATGTCGTAACCTACGTTGGCGATGATCCGGTCCGTCTTACCGAAGTCCTGCGGCAAAGTTTCGGTACGAACGACGTGGTGTTCAGCTTCGGCGGCATCGGCATTACGCCGGACGATCGCACGCGCCGATGCGCGGCAGATGCGGCGGGTTTGCCGCTGGAAGTGCATCCCGCTGCCGAGCGGGAGATACGTGCCATGAGCATCGAGCGAAAGCGCGAAGTGACGGACGAAATGCTCCAGTTCGGTGCTTTTCCTCAAGGCAGCCGGATAATACCGAATCCGGTTAATCGTATTCCCGGTTTCAGTTTGCGCGATCATCACTTCGTCCCCGGTTTTCCGGAGATGGCGTGGCCGATGATCGAATGGGTGCTCGATACCTATTACCGCGATCTTTTTCATCGCAAGGCCGAGGCGGAAAAATCGATCATCATCCTGGGCGGCAATGAAGGCACACTGTTGCCCTTGATGAGGCGGCTGGAGCAGGATTATGCCGGGCTGCTGGTATTCAGCCTGCCGTCGTTTGGCGACGCAACGACGCCATCGCATGTCGAACTGGGGGTGCGCGGTGATCCCGCGCAAGTAGACTCGGCATTTGAGGATATGTGCAGGGAGGTCGCTACCCTCGGCTTCAGCTACACCGTAGATAAAAAAAACCCCAGTCCTAAGACTGGGGCTTAA
- a CDS encoding phasin family protein, which translates to MAYAIPDQITAANKAGIETLLTLANTVFASTERLAALNLNVARSAIEDSVSSAKGLFGVKDPQELIGYQSSLTQPAVEKAVSYSRSLYEIASQTQEEVGKVFEAQFAELNKTVSAALEQAAKNAPAGSDVAVAAMKSAMAAATSAYDSVAKAVKQVTEMTEANVAAATNATVKAAGAATPKSKKVAA; encoded by the coding sequence ATGGCCTACGCAATTCCCGACCAAATTACCGCCGCCAACAAGGCCGGCATCGAAACCCTGTTGACCCTGGCCAACACCGTTTTTGCCAGCACCGAGCGTCTGGCTGCGCTGAATCTCAACGTTGCCCGTTCGGCAATCGAGGATTCCGTATCCAGCGCCAAGGGCCTGTTCGGCGTCAAGGATCCGCAGGAACTGATCGGCTACCAGTCCTCGCTGACCCAGCCCGCCGTTGAAAAGGCCGTCAGCTATTCGCGTAGCCTGTACGAAATCGCTTCGCAAACACAGGAAGAAGTGGGCAAGGTTTTTGAAGCCCAATTCGCCGAGCTGAACAAGACCGTGAGCGCCGCGCTTGAGCAAGCCGCCAAGAACGCCCCAGCCGGTTCCGATGTCGCCGTTGCAGCCATGAAATCCGCCATGGCTGCCGCCACCTCTGCTTACGACAGCGTGGCCAAGGCCGTGAAGCAAGTGACCGAAATGACTGAAGCCAATGTTGCCGCCGCTACCAACGCGACGGTCAAGGCTGCCGGTGCCGCGACGCCGAAGTCGAAGAAGGTCGCCGCCTGA
- the lptA gene encoding lipopolysaccharide transport periplasmic protein LptA produces MNMKLLPLFVFIISTTVHAERADRDKPINLDADKITVDDARKVHAFEGNVQFTQGTLVIKADKIIVTQDANGNQAGVATGGSGGLARFRQKREGRDDYIEGEADRIENDSKTDKSELFGHAKIRSGLNEVRGEYISYDGRTENYVVTNGPGGTVAQGPKAGRVHAVIQPKNKDGAKPAQ; encoded by the coding sequence ATGAACATGAAACTTCTTCCGTTGTTTGTCTTCATCATCTCCACTACCGTGCATGCCGAACGTGCCGACCGCGACAAACCCATCAACCTCGATGCGGACAAGATCACTGTCGACGACGCGCGCAAAGTGCATGCCTTTGAAGGCAACGTGCAATTCACCCAAGGTACCCTGGTCATCAAGGCCGACAAGATCATTGTTACCCAGGATGCCAATGGCAATCAGGCCGGCGTAGCCACGGGCGGGTCTGGCGGCTTGGCGCGGTTCAGGCAGAAGCGCGAAGGCCGCGACGACTATATCGAGGGCGAAGCCGACCGTATCGAAAACGATTCCAAAACCGATAAATCGGAACTCTTCGGCCATGCGAAGATACGTAGTGGACTCAACGAGGTGCGTGGCGAATACATTTCGTATGACGGCAGGACGGAAAATTACGTTGTCACAAACGGTCCCGGCGGCACGGTGGCACAAGGCCCCAAAGCCGGACGAGTACACGCGGTCATTCAACCCAAAAACAAGGATGGAGCCAAACCTGCCCAATAA
- the lptC gene encoding LPS export ABC transporter periplasmic protein LptC, whose translation MRSLGTVAFPIALVSLLAALTFWLERAANPEDPVRKAQKRHDPDSIVSQIDVRHFDASGLLKQSMLADSMTHYPDDNSTWVDKPQLTYFMGQQTTQLLANTAQVSHDNKQVLLRGDVRLIKPSIDDRPMTVMQTEALTVFPDDNIAQGNSRTTILQGKSVVSGDSIRYDGNTSITILSGRVKGTFYRVKKS comes from the coding sequence ATGAGAAGCCTCGGCACTGTCGCATTCCCCATTGCGCTGGTTTCCTTGCTCGCAGCTCTGACCTTCTGGCTGGAACGTGCGGCCAATCCGGAAGACCCGGTGCGCAAGGCGCAGAAACGCCACGACCCGGATTCCATTGTCAGCCAGATCGATGTCCGCCATTTTGATGCCAGTGGCTTGCTGAAGCAGTCAATGCTGGCAGACAGCATGACCCATTACCCGGATGACAACAGCACCTGGGTCGACAAACCGCAGCTGACTTACTTCATGGGCCAGCAAACGACACAACTGCTCGCCAACACGGCCCAGGTCAGCCATGACAACAAGCAGGTATTGTTGCGCGGCGACGTGCGCCTGATCAAGCCGTCAATTGATGATCGCCCCATGACTGTCATGCAAACCGAGGCATTGACGGTATTTCCCGACGACAATATCGCACAGGGCAATTCACGCACCACCATATTGCAGGGAAAAAGCGTCGTCAGCGGCGACAGCATCCGCTACGATGGAAATACCAGCATCACCATCCTTTCGGGGCGAGTCAAAGGTACCTTTTACCGGGTGAAAAAATCATGA
- a CDS encoding KdsC family phosphatase: MNAVAKAARVAFMGFDVDGVLTDGTLYYSARGDEMKGFQARDGHGIRMLADAGVQIAIITGRESDIVTQRARNLGISLVLQGIDDKRAAMENLLARLGLGFEQAGYMGDDVVDLPLLRACGFSATVADGHPLLLDRVDHVSPFNGGHGAVREVCEYLLAAQNKLDPALARYLA; this comes from the coding sequence ATGAATGCCGTAGCCAAAGCCGCGCGCGTTGCGTTCATGGGCTTCGATGTCGATGGTGTTCTCACCGATGGCACACTCTACTATTCCGCACGTGGCGACGAGATGAAAGGTTTCCAGGCGCGCGACGGCCACGGCATCAGGATGCTGGCCGATGCCGGCGTGCAAATCGCCATCATCACCGGGCGCGAATCGGACATCGTGACGCAGCGCGCCAGGAACCTCGGCATCAGTCTCGTGCTGCAGGGGATCGACGACAAGCGCGCGGCGATGGAAAATCTGCTGGCACGGCTTGGCCTTGGCTTCGAGCAGGCGGGTTATATGGGCGATGATGTGGTCGACCTGCCCTTGCTACGCGCCTGCGGATTCTCGGCCACGGTTGCGGATGGGCATCCGCTGCTGCTGGATCGCGTCGATCATGTCAGCCCATTCAATGGCGGGCATGGCGCCGTGCGTGAAGTGTGCGAGTACCTGCTTGCCGCGCAGAACAAGCTGGACCCAGCCCTGGCCCGGTACCTCGCATGA
- a CDS encoding KpsF/GutQ family sugar-phosphate isomerase, producing the protein MATCTPPQPNANRALEMARRVLRIEADAVTALSQRLDASFIRATELILHCHGRVIVSGIGKSGHVARKIAATMASTGTPAYFLHAAEAIHGDLGMLTRDDVLIAISNSGEGDELLTIVPLVKRQGGRLIAITGKPDSALAREADVHLDAGVAEEACSLNLAPTASTTAALALGDALAVALLDARGFGPEDFARSHPAGALGRKLLTHVRDVMRAVDEVPTVTVDTLIPAALLSITRGGLGMTVVLDADGCLAGILTDGDLRRALEKRGDLRQIGVGEIMTTTPRSIAPERLAVEAVEMMEQFKINQLLVLDGGGRLLGALNMHDLFRAKVI; encoded by the coding sequence ATGGCCACCTGCACGCCCCCACAACCGAACGCGAATCGCGCGCTTGAGATGGCGCGCCGCGTCCTCCGTATCGAGGCCGACGCGGTCACCGCGCTATCGCAGCGGCTGGATGCCAGTTTCATCCGCGCCACCGAGTTGATCCTGCACTGCCATGGGCGCGTCATCGTCAGCGGCATCGGCAAATCGGGGCATGTCGCGCGCAAGATCGCAGCCACCATGGCGAGTACCGGTACCCCGGCTTATTTCCTGCATGCCGCCGAAGCGATACACGGCGACCTGGGCATGCTGACCCGCGACGATGTGCTGATCGCCATTTCCAATTCGGGTGAAGGCGACGAACTGTTGACGATTGTTCCCCTGGTCAAGCGCCAGGGCGGCCGCCTGATCGCGATTACCGGCAAGCCGGACTCGGCGCTGGCCAGGGAAGCAGATGTGCATCTCGATGCCGGTGTTGCCGAAGAAGCCTGCTCGCTGAACCTTGCCCCCACCGCCAGCACCACGGCAGCCCTTGCGCTTGGCGATGCCCTCGCGGTGGCACTGCTCGACGCGCGCGGTTTCGGCCCCGAGGATTTTGCGCGCTCTCACCCGGCCGGCGCCCTGGGCCGCAAACTGCTCACCCACGTGCGCGATGTGATGCGGGCGGTGGACGAAGTGCCGACGGTGACAGTCGATACCCTGATTCCGGCGGCGCTGCTTTCCATCACGCGCGGCGGCCTTGGCATGACCGTGGTGCTCGATGCCGATGGTTGTCTGGCGGGCATACTGACAGATGGCGACCTGCGCCGTGCCCTGGAAAAGCGGGGCGACCTGCGCCAGATTGGCGTTGGCGAAATCATGACCACAACACCGCGGTCCATTGCACCGGAACGGCTCGCGGTCGAAGCCGTGGAAATGATGGAACAGTTCAAGATCAACCAGCTGCTGGTGCTCGATGGCGGCGGCCGATTGCTCGGCGCGCTCAACATGCACGATCTCTTCAGGGCGAAAGTCATCTGA
- a CDS encoding cation:proton antiporter, whose amino-acid sequence MNTSLESVLFLLAAAVLVVAVFRSFNLPPVMGYLIVGAVIGPHALNLVADSAGTRQLAEFGVVFLMFSIGLEFSLARLHTMKRLVFGLGTVQVAATIAITMLITRFADFDWRAGLALGGALSMSSTAVLSRLLGDRLELESRHGREVVGVLLFQDLAVVPLLILVPAISQPGGEWLGALGLAVLKAAAVLGIVIFFGPRLMHGWFFMMARQKSSELFVLNVLFITLGLAWLTELAGLSLALGAFLAGMLISETEYRYRVEEDIKPFRDILLGLFFITIGMLLDLRVVLHNLPWVLLLLAGLLLVKLVLAGLLSRVLGSSSGTALRTGLWLCAGGEFGFVLLAQIRQLDLVTSELLQLVLAAVVLSLLLAPLIVHYSDRIVLRFVASEWLSRSMQLTEIAALSMGAEKHAILCGYGRTGQHLARFLDQSGISTIGLDLDPERVRDAALAGEAVSYGDCARRETLIAAGLARAHIVVITFADCEAALRVLSHVRELRPEIPVVARAAEERDVARLTAAGATEVVPEALESSIMLATHTQALLGIPMHKVIRRLREVREQQYGLLRGFFHGASDTGEHLSDDDQPRLHSIILGQGAHAIGKSMTELQLDALGCSISAIRRRGASGSRGMNEILIEGDVVVLLGVPTALTASEERLLTGK is encoded by the coding sequence ATGAACACATCGCTCGAATCCGTATTGTTCCTGCTCGCCGCCGCAGTGCTGGTGGTGGCGGTGTTTCGTTCGTTCAACCTGCCGCCGGTCATGGGTTATCTCATCGTCGGTGCGGTTATCGGCCCGCATGCGCTCAATCTCGTCGCCGATTCCGCGGGAACGCGCCAGCTCGCCGAATTCGGCGTGGTGTTCCTGATGTTCTCGATCGGCCTCGAATTTTCGCTAGCCCGCCTGCATACGATGAAGCGGCTGGTATTCGGCCTGGGCACGGTCCAGGTGGCGGCAACGATAGCCATTACCATGCTGATCACCCGCTTTGCCGACTTCGACTGGCGCGCCGGTCTGGCCTTGGGCGGCGCGCTTTCCATGTCGTCGACCGCCGTCCTGTCGCGCCTGCTTGGCGACCGGCTGGAACTCGAATCGCGGCATGGACGCGAGGTGGTGGGCGTCCTGCTGTTTCAGGATCTGGCTGTCGTGCCGCTGCTCATTCTGGTGCCCGCTATTTCCCAGCCGGGAGGCGAATGGCTTGGGGCGCTCGGCCTGGCCGTGCTCAAGGCCGCCGCTGTGCTGGGCATTGTGATTTTCTTCGGCCCCCGGCTCATGCATGGCTGGTTCTTCATGATGGCACGGCAGAAGTCGTCCGAACTTTTCGTGCTGAACGTATTGTTCATCACCCTCGGCCTGGCCTGGCTGACCGAACTGGCCGGCCTCTCGCTGGCATTGGGCGCCTTCCTGGCCGGCATGCTGATTTCCGAAACCGAATATCGCTATCGCGTCGAAGAAGACATCAAACCCTTCCGCGATATCCTGCTCGGCCTGTTCTTCATCACCATCGGCATGCTGCTCGACCTGCGCGTCGTGCTGCACAACCTGCCATGGGTGCTGCTGCTGCTGGCGGGGTTGCTGCTGGTCAAACTTGTCCTCGCCGGGCTTCTGTCACGCGTACTGGGCAGTTCGTCCGGAACAGCGCTGCGTACCGGCTTGTGGCTATGCGCCGGAGGTGAATTCGGCTTCGTGCTGCTGGCGCAGATTCGGCAACTTGATCTGGTCACGAGCGAACTCTTGCAACTGGTGCTGGCGGCAGTAGTGTTGTCGCTGCTGCTGGCGCCATTGATCGTGCATTATTCTGATCGCATTGTATTGCGCTTCGTCGCCTCGGAATGGTTGTCGCGCTCGATGCAGTTGACCGAGATTGCCGCCCTTTCGATGGGCGCCGAAAAACATGCGATTCTTTGCGGCTACGGGCGCACCGGGCAACATCTGGCGCGCTTCCTGGACCAGTCAGGAATTTCTACGATTGGGCTCGATCTCGATCCGGAGCGCGTCCGCGATGCCGCTTTGGCCGGCGAAGCGGTGAGCTACGGCGATTGCGCGCGACGCGAAACCCTGATCGCGGCAGGCCTTGCCAGAGCGCATATCGTTGTGATTACCTTCGCCGATTGCGAAGCTGCACTGCGAGTGCTGTCGCACGTGCGCGAACTGCGGCCGGAAATTCCTGTGGTCGCGCGGGCGGCCGAAGAGCGCGATGTCGCGCGTCTCACCGCCGCCGGGGCGACCGAGGTGGTGCCGGAGGCCCTTGAGTCCAGCATCATGCTGGCGACACATACACAAGCCCTGCTCGGCATTCCCATGCACAAGGTCATCCGTCGCCTGCGCGAGGTTCGAGAACAACAGTATGGCCTGCTGCGTGGCTTCTTCCACGGCGCCAGCGATACCGGAGAGCATCTGTCCGATGACGATCAGCCGCGTTTGCATTCGATCATCCTCGGTCAGGGCGCCCATGCCATCGGCAAGAGCATGACGGAGTTGCAGCTTGATGCGCTGGGCTGCTCGATATCCGCGATACGCCGTCGCGGCGCCAGTGGCAGCCGCGGCATGAATGAGATTCTTATCGAAGGCGACGTGGTGGTGCTGCTGGGCGTCCCGACCGCGCTGACGGCGAGTGAAGAGAGATTGCTGACGGGGAAATAA
- a CDS encoding prepilin-type N-terminal cleavage/methylation domain-containing protein, which translates to MPRKQAGFTLVEIAIVLVIIGLLLGGVLKGQELINSAKIKNVINDFTSTTTAIYGYQDRYKRLPGDDEGTTRWTTSNAAFGTGKIIGDHDGVINTAGADCVFTSNSGDTNECYTFWVDLRQAGFITGNLLDGPPQNAYSGVLGIMNGQDAFQSAAGAGTGFKGPIICESNIPDKAAIAIDNQLDDGNPSTGSIRAVLQTGATTPATLAQINGVAAPAAYDEKGTNYYTICKSL; encoded by the coding sequence ATGCCTCGCAAACAAGCTGGTTTTACCCTGGTCGAAATCGCCATCGTGCTGGTCATCATCGGCCTGCTGCTGGGCGGGGTGCTCAAGGGGCAGGAGCTGATCAATAGCGCCAAGATCAAGAACGTGATCAATGATTTCACTTCGACTACAACTGCCATCTATGGGTATCAGGATAGATATAAAAGACTCCCAGGAGATGATGAAGGAACGACGCGTTGGACCACCAGCAACGCCGCTTTTGGAACAGGGAAAATCATCGGTGACCATGATGGAGTCATAAACACCGCCGGGGCAGATTGTGTGTTTACCTCTAACTCTGGCGACACTAATGAATGCTATACGTTTTGGGTCGATTTGCGGCAAGCGGGATTCATCACCGGTAATTTGCTGGATGGACCGCCGCAAAACGCCTATAGCGGCGTATTGGGAATCATGAACGGTCAAGATGCATTCCAATCGGCGGCCGGTGCCGGCACTGGCTTCAAGGGCCCCATTATTTGCGAGTCCAATATTCCGGACAAAGCCGCGATTGCCATAGACAACCAACTCGATGACGGTAATCCATCTACAGGCAGCATCAGGGCAGTATTGCAGACCGGGGCTACAACGCCAGCTACACTGGCTCAGATAAATGGGGTAGCCGCTCCTGCAGCGTACGATGAAAAGGGAACGAACTATTACACAATATGTAAATCCCTGTAA
- a CDS encoding sensor histidine kinase yields MNSGGDHFSSPKAVQWLLSRRQFLLVLMFALLHLRLMPLIPPPYNRVPLLLHFALFLLWQPFINAQSRVSALHLVWIGIGIVIALLDAPSVLLVVWLILLGGIVGGRIFFFSQGGVKWFYLMSLSYLIVMLLFHVLPRIIPGSVANEALLSWLADYGGAMLLVFMVLLPEGSEQGAQREAIDLVYSLFVTLMLSVLVLGSTSLMLLRQIDYIQALITVIFTAAVMLLIASWLWNPVAGFSRLGAIASRYMLSIGLPFEKWLRSLADLAEEEEDPHRFLDRACHSLVEQLPWVVACSWSVGAARSDTRTGIEAGGVKTVFRQGELALTLATQQKLPPVMVWHFNLVTQLVARFYSEKKSSRQLREMAYMQAVHETGARVTHDVKNLLQSLHSLLFVIGSADDEANPKAQPLLRRQLPLITQRLQQTLDKLRAPDDAREEESMTGTRWWRELSARYEGRDISFELHGDPGGKLPSALFTSAAENLLQNALEKRAVEPHIDIVIALDMRGTQPVLSVRDSGSALPDELARDICLRPLASENGLGIGLYQLARLANMAGYALVLSSNLPGKVLFSLRY; encoded by the coding sequence ATGAATAGCGGCGGCGATCATTTTTCTTCTCCCAAGGCAGTGCAATGGCTCCTATCCCGCCGGCAATTCCTGCTGGTGTTGATGTTCGCCTTGTTGCATCTGCGCCTGATGCCCCTCATCCCGCCGCCCTATAACCGGGTGCCGCTGCTGCTGCATTTCGCACTGTTTCTGCTCTGGCAGCCCTTCATCAATGCCCAGTCGAGGGTGAGCGCGCTGCATCTGGTATGGATCGGCATCGGCATCGTCATCGCCCTGCTCGACGCGCCATCGGTACTGCTGGTCGTGTGGCTGATCCTGCTCGGCGGCATTGTCGGCGGGCGGATATTTTTCTTCAGCCAGGGCGGGGTCAAATGGTTCTATCTGATGTCCTTGTCTTATCTGATCGTGATGCTCCTGTTTCATGTGCTGCCCCGCATCATTCCCGGGTCGGTGGCGAACGAAGCGCTGCTGTCGTGGTTGGCGGATTATGGTGGGGCGATGCTGCTGGTATTCATGGTGTTGTTGCCGGAGGGAAGCGAGCAGGGTGCGCAACGTGAAGCCATCGATCTGGTGTACAGCCTGTTCGTCACCCTCATGTTGTCGGTACTGGTGCTGGGCAGCACATCATTGATGTTGCTGCGGCAGATCGACTACATCCAGGCACTGATAACCGTGATATTTACCGCCGCCGTCATGCTGTTGATAGCCAGCTGGCTGTGGAATCCGGTTGCCGGGTTTTCGCGCCTGGGCGCAATTGCCTCGCGTTACATGCTGTCCATCGGTTTGCCCTTCGAGAAATGGTTGCGCTCGCTGGCTGATCTGGCCGAAGAAGAAGAAGATCCGCATCGCTTCCTTGATCGCGCCTGCCATAGTCTGGTGGAGCAGCTGCCCTGGGTGGTGGCATGTTCGTGGTCTGTCGGTGCAGCCCGATCCGACACCAGGACAGGTATCGAAGCCGGTGGCGTGAAAACCGTGTTCCGGCAGGGAGAACTGGCGTTGACACTGGCAACTCAGCAGAAACTGCCGCCGGTCATGGTGTGGCATTTCAACCTGGTGACCCAATTGGTGGCGCGTTTTTACAGCGAGAAAAAAAGCAGTCGTCAATTGCGTGAGATGGCCTACATGCAGGCCGTCCATGAAACCGGGGCGCGTGTCACTCACGACGTCAAGAACCTGTTGCAATCGCTGCACTCGCTGCTGTTTGTAATCGGCAGCGCAGACGATGAAGCGAATCCCAAGGCCCAACCTCTGCTGCGCCGTCAACTGCCGCTGATTACCCAGCGCCTACAGCAGACGCTGGACAAGCTGCGTGCGCCTGATGATGCCAGGGAAGAGGAATCGATGACCGGCACAAGGTGGTGGCGCGAACTGAGCGCGCGTTATGAAGGACGCGACATTAGCTTTGAACTGCACGGCGACCCGGGCGGCAAGCTTCCCTCTGCATTATTTACCAGTGCCGCCGAAAATCTTCTGCAAAACGCCCTGGAGAAGCGCGCGGTCGAGCCGCACATCGACATCGTGATAGCGCTCGACATGCGTGGCACGCAGCCCGTCCTGTCGGTACGCGACAGCGGCTCGGCCCTGCCGGACGAACTGGCACGGGATATCTGTCTCCGCCCACTAGCTTCGGAAAACGGCTTGGGCATCGGCCTTTACCAGTTGGCACGGCTGGCGAACATGGCTGGTTATGCACTCGTGTTAAGCAGCAATCTTCCAGGGAAAGTTCTCTTCAGCCTGCGGTACTGA
- a CDS encoding adenylate/guanylate cyclase domain-containing protein — translation MNHAPPPDVVQSFTERIRNAGIKPGDSEQERINKSLLVFATGLFSFGSMVWLSMYWILGPQFDSTWSLVFELALVGNLLLYIKTENFDFFRASQLALFLFAPFAMQWAIGNFITASGVILWGLLAPFGAILCFGVRESIAWFIAWVVLTALSGFVDFYLADGELAGHSVPVRTSVVFFALNFISVATLIYTLLRYSIKEQQKAAHALEDAHALLQQEQVRSEKLLLNTLPGPIAERLKHSNQTIADGYASASVMFADIVAFTEVAAGMTPLQVFTMLNSIFSAFDELTEKYGLEKIKTIGDAYMVAGGITDGTEDHADKIADMAMEMRHLLHRDFMVNSSPLKMRIGIGSGPVIAGVVGKKKFIYDLWGDTVNIASRITAEGAPNTIHCDSKTWRLLHERFEFEKPEMINLKGISSMSVYKLVGRKSKGKAQDTGFKLLS, via the coding sequence ATGAACCACGCTCCGCCTCCTGACGTTGTGCAGTCCTTCACGGAACGCATACGCAACGCGGGTATCAAGCCCGGTGACAGCGAGCAGGAACGAATCAACAAATCCCTGCTGGTATTCGCGACCGGGCTGTTCAGTTTCGGCTCGATGGTGTGGTTGTCGATGTATTGGATACTCGGGCCCCAGTTCGACTCCACCTGGTCGCTCGTTTTCGAACTGGCGCTGGTCGGCAATCTGTTGCTGTATATCAAGACGGAAAATTTCGATTTCTTCCGCGCCAGTCAACTCGCCCTGTTCCTGTTCGCGCCATTCGCGATGCAATGGGCCATCGGCAATTTCATCACCGCAAGCGGCGTGATCCTGTGGGGGCTACTGGCCCCCTTCGGCGCCATCCTCTGCTTCGGCGTACGCGAGTCGATCGCATGGTTCATTGCCTGGGTAGTACTCACCGCGCTCTCCGGTTTCGTCGACTTTTATCTCGCCGACGGGGAACTGGCCGGGCACAGCGTGCCGGTTCGCACCAGCGTTGTTTTCTTCGCGCTGAATTTCATCTCAGTGGCAACGCTGATCTATACGCTGCTGCGCTACTCGATCAAGGAACAACAAAAAGCCGCACACGCGCTCGAAGATGCTCACGCCTTGCTGCAGCAGGAACAGGTGCGTTCCGAGAAATTGCTGTTGAATACCTTGCCGGGACCGATCGCTGAGCGACTCAAACATTCCAATCAAACCATTGCCGACGGCTATGCCAGCGCCTCGGTGATGTTCGCCGATATCGTGGCATTCACCGAGGTCGCCGCCGGAATGACGCCGCTCCAGGTATTCACGATGCTGAACAGCATCTTCTCCGCCTTCGACGAACTGACCGAGAAGTATGGGCTGGAAAAGATCAAGACCATCGGCGATGCCTATATGGTGGCGGGAGGCATCACGGACGGCACGGAGGATCACGCCGACAAGATTGCGGACATGGCGATGGAAATGCGCCATCTGCTGCATCGCGATTTCATGGTTAATTCCTCCCCCCTCAAAATGCGCATCGGCATCGGCAGCGGACCGGTCATCGCCGGCGTGGTGGGCAAGAAAAAATTCATCTACGATTTGTGGGGCGACACCGTCAACATTGCCAGCCGCATCACCGCCGAAGGCGCGCCGAACACGATCCATTGCGACAGCAAGACCTGGCGCCTGCTGCATGAGCGGTTCGAGTTCGAAAAACCGGAAATGATCAATCTAAAAGGCATCAGCAGCATGTCGGTGTACAAGCTGGTCGGGCGAAAAAGTAAGGGCAAGGCTCAAGATACAGGGTTCAAGCTTCTATCTTGA
- a CDS encoding prepilin-type N-terminal cleavage/methylation domain-containing protein: protein MSRTIKIQTHERQQGFTLAELAVVLVIVGLLLGGLMMPLSAQYDSRYLNDNQKTLNDIREALIGFAAANGRLPCPAQRNIATATANAGVEAVTAAGGPCACSAVTSGIAAIGATACNENVPGGVTGVLPWATLGLPETDVWGNRFTYRVTTRFARVASGQNAFGGGCSPTTPPTSAAFALCSAGDITIYATSGGTALASNVPVVALSHGKNGVGAWTTSGIQIPGATGDELENANGDDSFVSNTSIDDQLIWVSPSILMNRMIAAGKLP, encoded by the coding sequence ATGAGCCGGACTATCAAAATCCAAACACATGAAAGACAGCAGGGCTTCACATTAGCGGAACTAGCGGTGGTGCTGGTCATCGTCGGCCTGCTGCTGGGCGGATTGATGATGCCGCTGTCTGCGCAATATGACAGCCGCTATCTCAACGATAACCAAAAAACCCTCAACGACATTCGTGAAGCACTAATCGGTTTTGCTGCCGCCAATGGACGGTTACCCTGTCCGGCCCAGCGCAACATCGCCACCGCGACGGCCAACGCCGGGGTAGAAGCAGTTACTGCGGCCGGCGGACCCTGTGCCTGTTCCGCCGTTACCAGCGGCATAGCCGCCATCGGCGCCACAGCATGCAATGAGAACGTGCCTGGAGGTGTAACCGGGGTGCTGCCTTGGGCCACTCTCGGGCTACCCGAAACAGACGTTTGGGGAAATCGTTTTACGTACCGTGTTACGACACGCTTCGCCCGCGTCGCAAGCGGACAAAACGCTTTCGGTGGAGGTTGCTCACCCACTACTCCTCCAACATCCGCCGCATTTGCGCTTTGTTCTGCAGGCGACATCACGATATATGCCACATCCGGCGGCACTGCATTGGCCAGCAACGTGCCGGTTGTCGCCCTTTCCCACGGCAAAAACGGTGTCGGGGCATGGACAACCAGCGGGATTCAGATTCCCGGCGCAACAGGTGACGAGCTGGAAAATGCCAATGGGGATGATAGCTTCGTCAGCAACACCAGCATCGACGACCAGTTGATCTGGGTATCCCCCAGCATCTTGATGAATCGCATGATCGCCGCCGGCAAGCTACCTTGA